Proteins encoded by one window of Chondromyces crocatus:
- a CDS encoding MXAN_2562 family outer membrane beta-barrel protein: protein MSRVGRLATCFVLSGVIVLSAGVASAQYSSKSRFGGEWRRANRKAEESRFFDWTRFTFEARFGPYWPAIDDEFEGSATPYADAFNPKPQFYFGAEVDWLFFRIPYLGVVGPGLGWGYTSVSTKARVTGTEEESGQDTSLWIMPMYLSAVLRADVLMREVNIPLVPYIKFGLGYGLWGSSSGQDTSVRDGLAGRGASLGTHLALGGMFSLSWLDSSGSESLRDATGLRSIYAFGEWMRSDLGGGSQMRIGTTTAIFGLAAQR, encoded by the coding sequence ATGAGCCGTGTCGGCCGTCTCGCGACGTGCTTTGTTCTCAGTGGAGTCATCGTTCTATCGGCTGGTGTCGCCTCTGCTCAGTATTCTTCGAAGAGTCGCTTCGGGGGTGAGTGGCGGCGAGCCAACCGCAAGGCTGAGGAGAGTCGTTTCTTCGACTGGACCCGGTTCACATTCGAGGCGCGCTTCGGACCTTACTGGCCTGCAATCGACGACGAGTTCGAGGGCTCTGCGACGCCGTACGCGGACGCATTCAACCCCAAGCCTCAGTTCTATTTCGGAGCGGAGGTGGACTGGCTCTTCTTCCGGATTCCTTATCTCGGCGTCGTCGGCCCCGGGCTGGGATGGGGGTACACCTCGGTCAGCACCAAGGCGCGGGTCACGGGGACCGAAGAGGAGTCGGGCCAGGACACGTCCCTCTGGATCATGCCGATGTACCTCTCGGCGGTCCTCCGCGCCGACGTCCTGATGCGCGAGGTCAACATCCCTCTCGTGCCCTACATCAAGTTCGGCCTCGGGTACGGGCTGTGGGGTTCCTCTTCCGGGCAAGACACCTCCGTTCGCGATGGCCTCGCGGGTCGTGGTGCGAGCCTCGGTACTCACCTCGCGCTCGGCGGCATGTTCTCGCTGAGCTGGCTGGATTCCAGCGGCTCCGAGAGTCTCCGCGACGCCACGGGCCTGCGGTCGATCTACGCGTTCGGTGAGTGGATGCGCTCGGATCTGGGTGGCGGCTCGCAGATGCGCATCGGTACCACGACGGCCATCTTCGGCCTCGCCGCCCAGCGCTGA
- a CDS encoding prolyl oligopeptidase family serine peptidase, whose amino-acid sequence MKKRLDGVLEFPGARCDPEGSFAVHGRRFDDPFAWMERLDDAETQAWMAGQEVATRAVLDAVPGRDWLREVVARAARVARLSPPIRRGAEGRAFFWQAEASDDKPRFVLRRGEEAPLETVLDPNGWRAEEALVFAVPSPDGTLVAFGKAVGSTHGAEIRVLEVDTGRLLPDRPRGTDHASVAWLPDGSGFFYAACPGPGEVPAGDEAHWNAIYEHRLGSGEEARRVFGDDQVKEYWCTVHVSECGRFAVLSKWDFVHANVVYLLRLADGELVPVAPEMRSLNQVQVIGEALLIHTDLDAPRGRACVAPLAEPTAWRTLLPEGEDTLQSVTGVGGRLYAVHARGGCHRVSIHAEDGTYLRTLSLPALGAVNRNEGSGVVSGVSGAWGGSEVWVNFTSYVQPPSVYLYDDAADRLVPYHVPDVGLDASAYVTECVEYPSRDGTLVSMCLVHQRDLPRDGRRAVRLNGYGGFNISLEPRFSALNAAWLKLGGVLAFASVRGGGERGRAWHEAARKTRRQNAFDDYIAAARWLVSAGYTTPSRLVSRGNSNGGLLVAVTALQAPEAFGAVYCRAATLDMLRFPRFGHLSAATVEFGSPEDPVEGAYLAGYSPYHNVHADGRYPVMAFVSALNDRVAPPYDPLKMVARLQAEAPEGGPYLLLPLRDAGHGGGTTLTALVEQDVDELSFSCWALDVVVPSSSEVRGS is encoded by the coding sequence ATGAAGAAGAGGCTGGATGGGGTGCTGGAGTTTCCCGGGGCGCGCTGCGATCCGGAGGGGAGCTTCGCGGTGCACGGGAGGCGGTTCGACGATCCGTTCGCCTGGATGGAGCGGCTCGACGACGCGGAGACCCAGGCGTGGATGGCGGGGCAAGAGGTGGCCACGCGCGCGGTGCTGGATGCGGTGCCGGGGCGGGACTGGCTGCGGGAGGTGGTGGCGCGCGCGGCACGGGTCGCGCGGCTGTCCCCGCCGATCCGGCGAGGGGCCGAGGGGCGCGCGTTCTTCTGGCAAGCGGAGGCGAGCGACGACAAGCCCAGGTTCGTGTTGCGGCGCGGGGAGGAGGCGCCGCTGGAGACGGTGCTGGATCCCAACGGCTGGAGGGCCGAGGAGGCGCTGGTGTTCGCCGTGCCGTCGCCCGATGGGACGCTGGTGGCGTTCGGGAAGGCGGTGGGGAGCACCCACGGGGCGGAGATCCGGGTGCTGGAGGTCGATACGGGGCGGCTCCTCCCGGATCGACCTCGGGGGACGGATCACGCGTCGGTGGCGTGGCTGCCTGATGGGTCGGGGTTCTTCTACGCGGCGTGTCCGGGGCCAGGAGAGGTGCCCGCGGGCGACGAGGCGCACTGGAACGCCATCTACGAGCATCGGCTGGGGTCGGGCGAGGAGGCTCGCCGGGTCTTCGGTGACGACCAGGTGAAGGAGTACTGGTGCACCGTGCACGTCAGCGAGTGCGGTCGGTTCGCGGTGCTCTCCAAGTGGGACTTCGTGCACGCGAACGTCGTCTACCTGCTGCGCCTCGCCGATGGGGAGCTGGTGCCGGTGGCGCCGGAGATGCGGTCGCTCAACCAGGTGCAGGTGATCGGCGAGGCGCTGCTCATCCACACGGATCTCGATGCGCCTCGCGGTCGAGCCTGCGTCGCGCCGCTGGCGGAGCCGACGGCGTGGCGGACGCTGCTCCCGGAAGGCGAGGACACGTTGCAGTCGGTGACCGGCGTCGGGGGGCGGCTCTACGCCGTCCACGCGCGAGGAGGTTGCCACCGGGTGAGCATCCACGCCGAGGACGGCACGTACCTGCGTACACTGTCGCTGCCGGCGCTCGGCGCGGTGAACCGCAACGAGGGGTCTGGCGTGGTCAGCGGGGTGAGCGGGGCCTGGGGCGGGTCCGAGGTCTGGGTGAACTTCACGTCGTACGTGCAGCCGCCGTCGGTGTACCTGTACGACGACGCGGCGGACCGCCTGGTGCCGTACCACGTGCCCGACGTCGGGCTCGACGCTTCGGCGTACGTGACGGAGTGCGTGGAGTATCCGTCGCGGGACGGGACGCTGGTGTCGATGTGCCTCGTCCACCAGCGCGACCTGCCGCGCGATGGGCGCCGTGCGGTGCGCCTGAACGGCTACGGAGGCTTCAACATCTCGCTGGAGCCGCGCTTCTCGGCGCTGAACGCCGCGTGGCTGAAGCTGGGTGGCGTGCTCGCGTTCGCCAGCGTGCGCGGGGGTGGCGAGCGCGGGCGGGCGTGGCACGAGGCGGCGCGCAAGACGCGGCGGCAGAACGCCTTCGACGACTACATCGCGGCGGCGCGGTGGCTGGTGTCGGCGGGTTACACGACGCCCTCGCGGCTGGTGTCGCGCGGCAACAGCAACGGGGGGCTGCTCGTGGCCGTCACCGCGCTGCAAGCGCCCGAGGCCTTCGGCGCCGTGTACTGCCGCGCGGCCACCCTCGACATGCTGCGCTTCCCGCGGTTCGGGCACCTGAGCGCGGCGACGGTCGAGTTCGGGTCGCCCGAGGATCCGGTCGAGGGGGCTTACCTGGCGGGGTACTCGCCGTACCACAACGTGCACGCCGACGGCCGGTACCCGGTGATGGCGTTCGTGTCGGCGCTGAACGATCGCGTCGCGCCGCCGTACGATCCGCTGAAGATGGTCGCCAGGCTGCAAGCCGAGGCGCCCGAGGGTGGACCTTACTTGCTGCTCCCGCTCCGCGATGCGGGGCACGGGGGTGGTACGACGCTGACGGCGCTCGTCGAGCAAGACGTCGACGAGCTGAGCTTCTCTTGCTGGGCGCTCGATGTCGTCGTGCCTTCGTCGAGCGAGGTGCGCGGGTCGTGA
- a CDS encoding serine/threonine-protein kinase PknK has protein sequence MNARVIADGAAVRERMAFGYSLDDLNWPSTFDGVRTGDVLAQRFRVDALAEAGGMGAVYRARDLLTGERVAAKVLLDPSPVHLARFEREAQILARLSHPGIVRHIAYDAPTGGTPFLIMEWLEGEDLSRLLARRRLSVDEGVELGVRVASALEAAHAHGVIHRDLKPGNIFLLGGKIAQPKLLDFGIAQPAGNYRLTGAGSLIGTPGYMAPEQARSGDDIGTPADVFALGCVMFECLTGTRPFQADHVMALLARIIFEEAPRVGQLCPEVPAWLDDLVARMLAKDPARRPRDGTAVLAEFAAREVREVTEAPASSTAISAITGSERRFLGVVVLGRPTLRTGDATLSVAGVHAAAGDLAGIAAAFEARLELLADGTAVFFVSTPMVPMDIAARVARCALSLAEQVPDRPLAMTIGWGELGVGLPVGDAIERAGSLLRKGPRPEPGARAPRILCDEATASLLEARFVVARALGGGLVLRGERSADEIWRPLLGKSTPFVGRDHELRLLSQTMASCVEEPAARVVVVTGPAGMGKSRLIQEHLEQQRRAGGPVEIWIGRGDPLRTRSTGGLLAAALRGAAGIRGSEQPEEQRAQVRALVGRNVPAQDQGRLSEFLGELIGVPFPDEESLPLRAARQDPDLLGEQMQRALRDLLRAECGAQPVMLVLEDVHWADRASVALVEGVLRELSDQPLLVLASARPEVEELFPQLWADRGRQVIRLGQLSPKAGMRLATQALGDAATSSLIERIVAQSEGHPFFLEELIRAAAEGRGQALPESVVAMVQVRLEALEPRMRLMLRAASVLGQVFWRGAVAHLIGSEGAALVEACLPALVDQELCVRHRQSRFSGEEEFTFRQALLREGAYGLLTEEDRALGHRLAAEWLEAAGEADPLVLAAHLERGGQPTRAAMFLLRGAELASARQAYLDAEQCYERAVELLGSLPVPALRGRGLTRFRLGRHRDAVADLTAARERAVAAREAGAEMELLLDEAMVLDWMGDFRTAEARVLAAQRHAAQVASPLLGARLMLGVGRSLHRANREAEAAAVLGLAVEQASRLGDQGYETHLIAQLLLGFILAELGRIEEAAQALGEAIGRCEARSDMLHLGAALSNRGLVHAYLGDRGAMIADFERTMALGRELGQPALELTGRYNLAECLFLMGDFEAAPPELRAIEAIVSRCGDHHPPAAVALLGARVRLVQGDEAGAREIVARIRSTEQALSPSEEVFCAMIDLATSDEVVGAWEALEARSACCSVGQERVEVLEARGLWLLRRGRRVEALTQLERAITAASTISTVMGCRLRGWISELLGSATVTTSSRPHHPTSSSPVCNQ, from the coding sequence GTGAATGCTCGTGTTATCGCTGATGGGGCCGCAGTCCGGGAGCGGATGGCGTTCGGCTATTCGCTGGACGATTTGAACTGGCCATCTACGTTCGATGGAGTGAGGACGGGTGATGTGCTGGCGCAGCGCTTCCGGGTGGACGCGCTGGCCGAGGCGGGGGGAATGGGTGCGGTGTACCGCGCCCGCGATCTGCTCACAGGGGAGCGGGTCGCAGCGAAGGTGCTGCTCGACCCTTCTCCCGTTCACCTGGCGCGGTTCGAGCGAGAGGCTCAGATCCTGGCGCGCCTGTCGCACCCGGGGATCGTGCGGCACATCGCGTACGACGCGCCCACGGGCGGCACGCCGTTCCTGATCATGGAGTGGCTGGAGGGGGAGGATCTCTCCCGGCTCCTCGCCCGGCGGAGGCTCTCGGTGGACGAGGGCGTGGAGCTGGGGGTGCGGGTGGCGTCGGCACTGGAGGCGGCGCACGCGCACGGTGTGATTCACCGCGATCTCAAGCCAGGGAACATCTTCCTGCTCGGGGGCAAAATCGCGCAGCCGAAGCTCCTGGACTTCGGAATCGCGCAGCCTGCTGGGAACTATCGGCTGACGGGTGCGGGGTCGCTCATCGGGACGCCCGGGTACATGGCGCCAGAGCAGGCGCGGAGCGGGGACGACATCGGGACGCCCGCGGACGTGTTCGCGCTGGGCTGTGTGATGTTCGAGTGCCTGACGGGGACACGGCCGTTCCAGGCCGATCACGTGATGGCGCTCCTGGCGAGGATCATCTTCGAGGAGGCGCCTCGGGTCGGGCAGCTCTGTCCGGAGGTCCCGGCGTGGCTCGATGATCTGGTGGCGCGGATGCTGGCGAAGGACCCGGCGCGCCGGCCTCGGGATGGCACGGCGGTGCTGGCCGAGTTCGCGGCGCGCGAGGTGCGGGAGGTGACGGAGGCGCCGGCCTCGTCGACGGCCATCTCGGCGATCACCGGGAGCGAGCGGCGGTTTCTGGGGGTGGTCGTCCTGGGGCGGCCGACGCTGCGTACCGGGGACGCGACGCTGTCGGTGGCGGGCGTGCACGCGGCGGCCGGCGATCTGGCAGGGATCGCGGCGGCGTTCGAGGCGCGGCTGGAGCTGCTCGCGGACGGGACGGCGGTGTTCTTCGTGAGCACGCCGATGGTGCCGATGGACATCGCGGCGCGGGTGGCGCGGTGCGCACTCTCGCTGGCCGAGCAGGTGCCGGATCGGCCGCTGGCGATGACGATCGGCTGGGGTGAGCTGGGGGTGGGGCTGCCGGTGGGGGACGCGATCGAGCGCGCGGGGTCGCTGCTCCGCAAGGGTCCACGGCCAGAGCCGGGGGCGCGGGCGCCACGGATCCTGTGCGACGAGGCGACGGCGTCGCTGCTGGAGGCCCGGTTCGTCGTGGCGCGCGCGCTCGGCGGGGGGCTGGTGCTGCGGGGGGAGCGATCCGCGGACGAGATCTGGCGTCCGCTGCTGGGGAAGTCGACACCGTTCGTGGGGCGCGACCACGAGCTGCGGCTGCTCTCGCAGACGATGGCGTCGTGCGTGGAGGAGCCGGCAGCCCGGGTGGTGGTGGTGACGGGGCCTGCGGGTATGGGGAAGTCGCGGTTGATCCAGGAGCACCTGGAGCAGCAGCGGCGCGCGGGAGGTCCGGTGGAGATCTGGATCGGGCGCGGGGATCCGCTGCGCACGAGGTCGACCGGGGGACTTCTGGCGGCGGCGCTGCGAGGAGCCGCCGGGATCCGCGGGAGCGAGCAGCCGGAGGAGCAGCGGGCGCAGGTCCGAGCGCTGGTCGGTCGCAACGTGCCGGCACAGGATCAGGGGCGGCTGAGCGAGTTCCTGGGGGAGCTGATCGGGGTGCCCTTCCCCGACGAGGAGAGCTTGCCGCTGCGCGCGGCGCGGCAGGATCCGGATCTGCTCGGGGAGCAGATGCAGCGCGCGCTGCGGGATCTGCTGCGCGCGGAGTGCGGGGCGCAGCCGGTGATGCTGGTCCTGGAGGACGTGCACTGGGCAGACAGGGCGTCGGTGGCGCTGGTGGAGGGGGTGCTGCGGGAGCTTTCGGATCAGCCGCTGCTGGTGCTGGCCTCGGCGCGGCCGGAGGTGGAGGAGCTGTTTCCGCAGCTCTGGGCCGACCGGGGACGGCAGGTGATCCGGCTGGGGCAGCTCTCACCCAAGGCGGGGATGCGGCTGGCGACGCAGGCGCTCGGGGATGCGGCGACGTCGTCGCTGATCGAGCGGATCGTGGCGCAGTCGGAGGGGCATCCGTTCTTTCTGGAGGAGCTGATCCGCGCAGCGGCCGAGGGGCGCGGCCAGGCGCTGCCCGAGTCGGTGGTGGCGATGGTGCAGGTGCGGCTGGAGGCGCTGGAGCCTCGGATGCGGCTCATGCTGCGCGCGGCGAGCGTGCTGGGGCAGGTGTTCTGGCGGGGCGCGGTGGCGCACTTGATCGGGAGCGAGGGGGCGGCGCTGGTGGAGGCGTGCTTGCCCGCGCTGGTGGATCAGGAGCTGTGCGTCCGGCACCGGCAGAGCCGCTTCTCCGGGGAGGAGGAGTTCACGTTCCGGCAAGCGCTGCTGCGCGAGGGCGCGTACGGGTTGCTCACGGAGGAGGATCGCGCGCTCGGGCACCGGCTCGCGGCCGAGTGGCTCGAGGCAGCGGGCGAGGCCGATCCGCTGGTGCTGGCGGCGCACCTGGAGCGAGGGGGGCAGCCCACGCGGGCGGCCATGTTCTTGCTGCGGGGCGCGGAGCTGGCGAGCGCACGGCAGGCCTACCTGGACGCGGAGCAGTGCTACGAGCGCGCGGTGGAGCTGCTCGGGTCGCTGCCCGTCCCCGCCTTGCGGGGGCGAGGGCTGACGCGGTTTCGCCTGGGCCGACATCGCGACGCCGTCGCCGATCTGACCGCGGCGCGCGAGCGGGCGGTGGCCGCCAGGGAGGCGGGGGCGGAGATGGAGCTCTTGCTCGACGAGGCGATGGTCCTCGACTGGATGGGAGACTTCAGGACGGCGGAAGCGCGGGTGCTGGCCGCGCAGCGTCACGCCGCCCAGGTGGCGTCGCCGCTGCTGGGGGCGCGGTTGATGCTGGGCGTGGGGCGCTCACTGCACCGGGCGAACCGCGAGGCGGAGGCGGCCGCGGTGCTGGGGCTCGCGGTGGAGCAGGCGTCCCGGCTCGGGGATCAGGGGTACGAGACGCACCTCATCGCGCAGCTGTTGCTGGGGTTCATCCTGGCTGAGCTGGGGCGCATCGAGGAGGCCGCGCAGGCGCTGGGGGAGGCCATAGGGCGGTGCGAGGCGCGGAGCGACATGCTCCACCTCGGCGCGGCGCTGAGCAACCGGGGGCTGGTCCACGCTTACCTGGGGGATCGGGGCGCGATGATCGCCGACTTCGAGCGGACGATGGCGCTGGGGCGGGAGCTGGGCCAGCCGGCGCTCGAGCTGACCGGGCGCTACAACCTGGCAGAGTGCCTGTTCCTGATGGGGGATTTCGAGGCAGCGCCGCCCGAGCTGCGCGCGATCGAGGCGATCGTGTCGCGCTGCGGGGACCATCATCCGCCGGCCGCCGTGGCATTGCTCGGGGCGAGGGTGCGGCTGGTGCAAGGCGACGAGGCGGGAGCGCGCGAGATCGTGGCGAGGATCCGGTCGACGGAACAGGCGCTGTCGCCCTCGGAGGAGGTGTTCTGCGCGATGATCGATCTGGCCACGAGCGACGAGGTGGTCGGGGCCTGGGAGGCCCTCGAGGCGCGCTCGGCGTGCTGCTCGGTGGGCCAGGAGCGCGTGGAGGTGCTGGAGGCGAGAGGGCTCTGGCTGCTGCGCCGAGGCCGGCGGGTGGAGGCGTTGACACAGCTGGAGCGCGCGATCACCGCGGCGTCCACGATCTCGACGGTGATGGGGTGCCGGCTGCGAGGCTGGATCTCCGAATTGCTGGGCTCGGCCACGGTGACGACCTCGAGCCGGCCTCATCACCCGACCTCGTCATCGCCTGTGTGCAACCAGTGA
- a CDS encoding maleylpyruvate isomerase N-terminal domain-containing protein, giving the protein MSNEPTPLGPRDVIDVRAALRRTLELQAELLEGFTPEDWLRPTVHGSRDVKDLVAHLLQGDMRRLSIQRDGFSLPTPPLRGVQDLTDFIQSGNRDWMAGMRRVSPRILMDLLAQYDAALLELLEGLDPQGEALFSVAWAGEETSRHWFDVAREYTEKWHHQQQIRDATERPALFEPALFEPVLETFARGLPHAYREVSCAQGTKVALILTGAVELSWTLRREASGWSLWKGADPSAVVEGTLDADKAWRIWTKAVTPLEADQCLSTVGERALAEPVLRFVGIMA; this is encoded by the coding sequence ATGAGCAACGAACCGACTCCCCTCGGACCTCGAGACGTCATCGACGTGCGCGCTGCGCTCCGGAGGACCCTCGAGCTCCAGGCCGAGCTTCTGGAGGGCTTCACGCCCGAGGACTGGCTGCGCCCCACCGTTCACGGGTCGCGCGACGTGAAGGACCTGGTGGCGCACTTGCTTCAGGGCGACATGCGCCGGTTGTCGATCCAGCGGGATGGCTTCTCGCTGCCCACCCCGCCGCTGCGGGGTGTGCAGGATCTGACCGACTTCATCCAGTCCGGCAACCGCGACTGGATGGCGGGCATGCGGCGGGTGAGCCCGCGCATCCTGATGGATCTGCTCGCGCAGTACGATGCGGCGCTGCTCGAACTGCTGGAGGGGCTGGACCCGCAGGGCGAGGCGCTGTTCTCGGTGGCGTGGGCCGGCGAAGAGACGTCCAGGCACTGGTTCGACGTGGCCCGCGAGTACACGGAGAAGTGGCACCATCAGCAGCAGATCCGTGACGCGACGGAGCGGCCGGCGCTGTTCGAGCCGGCGCTGTTCGAGCCCGTGCTGGAGACGTTCGCGCGCGGGCTGCCGCACGCCTACCGCGAGGTGAGCTGCGCGCAGGGGACCAAGGTGGCCTTGATTCTCACGGGGGCCGTGGAGCTTTCGTGGACGCTGCGGCGCGAGGCGAGCGGGTGGTCGCTGTGGAAGGGTGCGGACCCGTCGGCCGTCGTCGAGGGCACGCTCGATGCGGACAAAGCGTGGCGGATCTGGACGAAGGCGGTGACACCGCTGGAGGCAGATCAGTGCCTGTCCACGGTGGGAGAGCGGGCGCTGGCGGAACCCGTTCTGCGGTTCGTGGGGATCATGGCGTGA
- a CDS encoding aldo/keto reductase, whose amino-acid sequence MKIRTFGRQTGLRVSELALGTGNFGTAWGHGAERDEARKIFDGYVEAGGSFIDTADTYQVGQSEELVGEFVAPNRDDFVIATKYTMGVAMDAGFHATGNSRKNMIRSVEASLRRLKTDYIDLYWAHLPDGVTPTEEIVRAFDDLTRSGKILHAGLSNFPAWRVARADLLAELRGWAPIAGIQIEYSLAERTPDRELLPMAEALGLGAALWSPLGGGFLTGKYRAGEKGRLQGLGALVHTEKSARETAILDAVLGVAEELGTTPTHVAVAWLLHKAARSTTSLVPILGPRTRAQLDATLGATTVKLSEEQVARLDAPSAVPLGVPHEQVASTAPRVLGGQPDRFARSPLSVA is encoded by the coding sequence ATGAAAATCAGGACGTTCGGACGGCAGACGGGCTTGCGGGTCTCCGAGCTTGCGCTCGGCACCGGGAACTTCGGCACCGCCTGGGGCCACGGCGCGGAGCGGGACGAGGCACGGAAGATCTTCGACGGCTACGTCGAGGCGGGCGGCAGCTTCATCGACACGGCCGACACCTACCAGGTCGGCCAGTCCGAGGAGCTGGTCGGGGAGTTCGTCGCCCCGAACCGGGACGATTTCGTCATCGCCACCAAGTACACGATGGGCGTCGCCATGGATGCGGGGTTCCATGCGACCGGCAACAGCCGCAAGAACATGATCCGCTCGGTCGAGGCGAGCCTCCGGCGCCTGAAGACGGACTACATCGATCTCTACTGGGCGCATCTGCCCGACGGCGTGACCCCCACCGAGGAGATCGTGCGCGCCTTCGATGACCTCACGCGCTCGGGGAAGATCCTGCACGCGGGCCTCTCCAACTTCCCCGCCTGGCGCGTGGCCCGCGCCGATCTGCTCGCGGAGCTGCGCGGCTGGGCGCCGATCGCGGGGATCCAGATCGAGTACAGCCTGGCCGAGCGGACGCCGGACCGGGAACTCTTGCCGATGGCCGAAGCGCTGGGCCTGGGCGCCGCGCTCTGGTCTCCGCTCGGTGGTGGCTTCCTGACCGGGAAGTACCGCGCCGGGGAGAAGGGCCGCTTGCAAGGGCTCGGCGCGCTGGTCCACACCGAGAAATCAGCGAGAGAGACGGCCATCCTCGACGCGGTGCTCGGGGTCGCCGAGGAGCTCGGCACCACGCCGACCCACGTGGCCGTCGCCTGGCTCCTCCACAAGGCGGCGCGCTCCACGACCAGCCTGGTCCCCATCCTTGGCCCGAGGACGCGCGCCCAGCTCGACGCCACGCTCGGCGCGACGACCGTCAAGCTCTCGGAAGAGCAGGTCGCCCGCCTCGACGCCCCCAGCGCCGTCCCGCTCGGGGTCCCGCACGAGCAGGTCGCCAGCACCGCACCGCGCGTTCTCGGCGGCCAGCCCGACCGCTTCGCCCGCTCCCCGCTCTCCGTCGCTTGA
- a CDS encoding ArsR/SmtB family transcription factor encodes MMTTGEQHPALDQTLLALADPTRRAILQRLSRGEARVTELAAPFAISLNSVSKHIRMLERAELVRRRRVGREHFLSFNPAPLDEAARWIAERQAQWSRRLNALDALLQAEDLAATAPPEKKGRMR; translated from the coding sequence ATGATGACGACGGGAGAGCAGCACCCAGCGCTGGACCAGACGTTGCTCGCGCTGGCCGACCCGACCCGCCGGGCCATCTTGCAGCGGCTCTCGCGGGGGGAGGCGCGGGTGACGGAGCTGGCGGCGCCGTTCGCCATCTCGCTCAACTCGGTCTCGAAGCACATCCGCATGCTGGAGCGCGCCGAGCTGGTGCGGCGGAGGCGGGTGGGGCGGGAGCATTTCCTGTCCTTCAACCCGGCGCCGCTCGACGAGGCGGCGCGCTGGATCGCCGAGCGGCAAGCGCAGTGGTCGCGCCGACTGAACGCCCTCGATGCATTGCTGCAGGCCGAGGACCTGGCAGCGACGGCACCGCCGGAGAAGAAAGGACGAATGCGATGA
- a CDS encoding SRPBCC family protein — protein MSTDATVTAQVTHQFTASAERVFDAWLDPEKVKLWMAMPRPDGTPTELRRVALDPRVGGTFSFVDVRDGEEIEHTGEYLEIERPTRLVFTWSIPRYSPDVDRVTVEITPRSSGCEVKLSAEMAAQWAAHMTSIEKGWGHMLDAIDAVLR, from the coding sequence ATGAGTACGGATGCGACGGTCACGGCCCAGGTCACCCACCAGTTCACGGCCTCGGCGGAGCGGGTCTTCGACGCCTGGCTCGACCCGGAGAAGGTGAAGCTGTGGATGGCGATGCCGCGGCCGGACGGGACGCCGACGGAGCTGCGCCGGGTCGCCCTCGATCCGCGGGTCGGAGGGACGTTCTCGTTCGTGGACGTGCGCGACGGGGAGGAGATCGAGCACACGGGCGAGTACCTGGAGATCGAGCGACCCACGCGGCTGGTGTTCACCTGGTCCATTCCCAGGTACTCGCCGGACGTGGACCGGGTGACGGTGGAGATCACGCCGCGGTCGTCGGGGTGCGAGGTGAAGCTCAGCGCCGAGATGGCGGCGCAATGGGCAGCGCACATGACGTCGATCGAGAAAGGCTGGGGTCACATGCTCGACGCCATCGACGCGGTTCTCCGCTAG
- a CDS encoding gluconokinase, with protein sequence MVILVLGVSGAGKTTVGQKLAEAIGARFCDADDLHPRANLDKMAHGIPLDDDDRAPWLATLRRSIEQWLREDGDTVLACSALKASYRDLLAGDEVRVRLVFLRVPIEVARARVTERKGHFMPPGLLESQFEALEEPGDAIVVDATRPPDTLVHDIRVALAR encoded by the coding sequence ATGGTGATCCTCGTCCTCGGCGTCTCGGGTGCTGGCAAGACCACGGTGGGCCAAAAGCTCGCCGAGGCCATCGGCGCACGATTCTGTGACGCCGACGATCTGCACCCTCGGGCCAATCTCGATAAAATGGCGCACGGCATTCCGCTCGACGACGACGACCGGGCGCCATGGCTCGCCACCTTGCGTCGGTCGATCGAGCAATGGCTTCGCGAGGACGGCGACACCGTGCTCGCCTGCTCCGCATTGAAAGCCTCGTACCGCGACCTGCTGGCCGGAGACGAGGTGCGGGTGCGGCTCGTCTTCTTGCGGGTGCCGATCGAGGTCGCCCGCGCGCGGGTGACCGAGCGGAAAGGTCATTTCATGCCGCCCGGCCTCCTCGAAAGCCAGTTCGAGGCCCTGGAGGAACCCGGCGACGCGATCGTCGTCGACGCGACCCGCCCACCGGACACGCTGGTGCACGACATCCGGGTGGCCCTCGCGCGCTGA